A genomic region of Zea mays cultivar B73 chromosome 6, Zm-B73-REFERENCE-NAM-5.0, whole genome shotgun sequence contains the following coding sequences:
- the LOC103630432 gene encoding aldo-keto reductase family 4 member C10, with product MAESFVLNTGARIPSVGLGTWQIEHGAVSDAIYAAVKAGYRHIDSAVAYRNQKEVGLALQKLFEDGVVKREDLFVTSKLWPGNHAPEDVQEDLCSALEDLRLDYVDLYLIHGPIRIQKGTMFIPENLIPTDIPATWGAMEKLYHAGKARAIGVSNFSCKKLQDLLAVARVPPAVNQVECHPVWQQDKLRKLCQSTGVHLSAYSPLGSPGSPGYSGPNVLSNPVVMSVAERLQKTPAQVALRWGIQMGQSVLPKSADRTRIGENFDIFDWSIPYDLMAKFSAIKQVRLLKVEFVVHPNSGYNTLEDLWDGEVEYEDERTENQDHSDFLRCFS from the exons ATGGCTGAATCCTTTGTTCTCAATACCGGCGCAAGAATCCCGTCGGTTGGCCTTGGCACATGGCAAATAGAGCATGGAGCTGTCAGCGACGCCATCTATGCTGCTGTTAAG GCTGGGTATCGGCACATTGATTCAGCTGTAGCATACCGCAATCAGAAGGAG GTTGGACTGGCTTTACAGAAACTATTTGAGGATGGCGTGGTCAAGCGTGAAGATCTGTTTGTCACCTCTAAGCTATG GCCAGGTAACCATGCACCTGAAGATGTGCAGGAGGATCTTTGCTCGGCCCTCGAAGATTTGCGGCTCGACTACGTAGATCTGTACCTT ATTCATGGTCCAATCCGTATCCAGAAAGGAACCATGTTTATCCCGGAAAACCTTATCCCTACGGACATCCCTGCTACATGGGGAGCGATGGAGAAGCTATACCACGCAGGCAAAGCTCGCGCGATTGGTGTGAGCAATTTTTCCTGCAAGAAGCTGCAGGATCTGCTCGCTGTTGCGCGTGTGCCTCCAGCGGTCAACCAGGTCGAGTGCCATCCAGTTTGGCAGCAAGACAAGCTACGCAAGCTGTGCCAGTCAACGGGTGTTCATCTTTCT GCATATTCGCCCTTAGGCTCACCCGGATCACCTGGATACAGTGGGCCAAACGTCCTTAGCAACCCCGTTGTCATGTCTGTTGCCGAGAGGTTGCAGAAAACGCCTGCCCAGGTCGCTCTGCGCTGGGGGATTCAAATGGGGCAGAGTGTGCTTCCTAAGAGTGCCGACAGAACAAGGATCGGAGAGAACTTCGACATATTTGATTGGTCCATCCCTTACGATCTGATGGCGAAGTTCTCTGCAATCAAACAG GTTAGGCTGCTAAAAGTCGAGTTTGTAGTTCACCCGAACAGTGGATACAATACCTTGGAGGATCTTTGGGACGGTGAAGTGGAATACGAGGACGAAAGAACAGAGAATCAGGACCATTCTGATTTCTTGAGATGCTTTTCGTGA
- the LOC100279403 gene encoding Aldo-keto reductase family 4 member C10 — protein sequence MATYFVLNTGAKIPSVGLGTWQADNGLVGDAVYAAVKAGYRHIDCAQAYNNEKEVGFGLRRVLDEGIVKREDLFITSKLWDINHAAEDVPVALNGTLKDLQTDYVDLYLMHWPVRMKKGAGFGPHAVVPSDIPATWAAMEELYDAGKARAIGVSNFSSKKLADLLAVARVRPAVDQVECHPVWRQGRLRAFCASQGIHLSAYSPLGSPGTATVKAGAVLEHPAVVSAAETLGKTPAQVALRWGVQMGHSVLPKSTDEGRIRANLDVFGWSLPEDLLAKFSEIEQERLIRAGFFVDPDGVFKSIEEFWDGEI from the exons ATGGCCACCTACTTCGTCCTCAACACCGGCGCGAAGATCCCGTCGGTCGGGCTCGGCACCTGGCAGGCCGACAACGGGCTCGTCGGCGACGCCGTCTATGCCGCCGTGAAG GCAGGTTACAGGCACATTGACTGTGCTCAAGCATACAACAACGAGAAAGAG GTCGGGTTTGGTCTCAGGAGAGTGCTGGACGAGGGCATAGTCAAGCGTGAAGATCTCTTCATCACCTCCAAGCTTTG GGACATTAACCATGCGGCGGAGGACGTCCCGGTTGCACTGAACGGCACACTGAAGGACTTGCAAACTGACTACGTGGATCTCTACCTC ATGCATTGGCCGGTGAGGATGAAGAAAGGCGCCGGCTTCGGCCCGCACGCCGTCGTCCCGTCAGACATCCCCGCGACGTGGGCCGCGATGGAGGAGCTGTACGACGCCGGGAAGGCGCGCGCCATCGGCGTCAGCAACTTCTCGAGCAAGAAGCTGGCGGACCTGCTGGCCGTGGCGCGCGTGCGCCCCGCCGTCGACCAGGTGGAGTGCCACCCGGTGTGGCGGCAGGGCAGGCTCCGCGCGTTCTGCGCCTCCCAAGGGATACACCTCTCC GCCTACTCGCCGCTGGGCTCGCCGGGCACGGCGACGGTGAAGGCGGGCGCGGTGCTGGAGCACCCGGCCGTCGTCTCGGCGGCGGAGACGCTGGGGAAGACgccggcgcaggtggcgctgcgcTGGGGCGTCCAGATGGGGCACAGCGTGCTCCCGAAGAGCACCGACGAGGGGAGGATCAGGGCGAATCTCGACGTCTTCGGCTGGTCCTTGCCGGAGGACCTGCTCGCCAAGTTCTCTGAGATCGAGCAG GAACGGCTGATTCGTGCGGGCTTCTTTGTTGATCCCGACGGCGTGTTCAAATCCATCGAGGAGTTTTGGGATGGCGAGATCTGA